A stretch of Branchiostoma lanceolatum isolate klBraLanc5 chromosome 14, klBraLanc5.hap2, whole genome shotgun sequence DNA encodes these proteins:
- the LOC136448702 gene encoding G-protein coupled receptor 84-like, whose translation MTTTGEYILVVVIGIIIVVSVIGCLVTIVAIWTRPALKKPVNIPLASLSCADILYAIFGSSFWIQYILYPQWEPPAALCWVTGYASPVLLSVSVSHMLCIALQRYFKICTNSTRLKSTRVLVIMLLLTWLVPIVIFLPLFVGEEVKVDTELKRCAMIRSDKLWAKVFPAILNFFIPFLATLIVYILIRNHVRKSKKRIRANKEGPSSNRLAVKYSGGKGDDVGPSTSRATVRVTKRSRGMEHVVWEGDNNSTSSDEEQGGNDCIVGEGERNASTGDEEQNENDCIEPGEPKYILVTTASDTIEQQHHVGQGQNPCKEQNANDKIEPDEPNCIILTATPTSDQANSNERQQAVRGNRKQNDNNAADRQITKMMMTIFALFTVCCMPGLLMVIFSSKFNVPAEAFIVGQVLVTLNGALNPIVYGVMNKNIRQGYKHIWDSMLNYIT comes from the exons atgacaactacCGGGGAATACATTCTCGTTGTCGTCATCGGAA TCATCATCGTGGTGTCTGTCATCGGCTGTCTCGTCACCATTGTGGCCATCTGGACACGCCCAGCCTTGAAGAAACCCGTCAACATTCCCCTGGCTAGTCTTAGCTGTGCTGACATCCTCTACGCCATCTTTGGTTCCTCCTTTTGGATCCAGTATATCCTGTACCCCCAATGGGAGCCTCCAGCAGCACTGTGTTGGGTTACAGGGTACGCCTCTCCCGTGCTTCTGTCGGTATCAGTAAGTCACATGTTATGTATCGCTCTTCAGCGTTACTTCAAGATCTGTACCAACAGTACACGTCTGAAGTCCACGCGTGTCCTCGTTATCATGCTCTTGCTCACATGGTTGGTTCCCATCGTTATTTTCTTGCCTCTTTTCGTCGGGGAAGAAGTGAAAGTAGATACAGAACTGAAACGGTGCGCAATGATAAGGTCTGACAAACTCTGGGCAAAGGTTTTCCCGGCCATCTTAAACTTCTTCATCCCATTCCTGGCGACCCTCATCGTTTacattctcatccgaaaccatGTGAGAAAGAGTAAGAAACGAATTCGAGCTAACAAAGAGGGCCCCAGTTCAAACCGTTTGGCAGTAAAATACTCTGGTGGGAAGGGGGATGATGTCGGCCCTTCCACAAGCAGGGCGACCGTAAGGGTCACAAAGCGTTCAAGAGGTATGGAGCATGTAGTGTGGGAGGGGGACAACAATTCCACATCAAGTGATGAGGAACAAGGAGGCAATGACTGTAtagtgggggagggggaaaGAAATGCCTCAACAGGTGATGaggaacaaaatgaaaatgactgcATTGAGCCAGGTGAACCTAAATACATCCTGGTTACGACAGCATCAGACACAATTGAACAACAACACCATGTTGGTCAGGGCCAAAATCCCTGCAAAGAACAAAACGCCAATGACAAAATTGAACCAGATGAACCCAATTGCATTATCCTAACTGCCACTCCAACGTCCGATCAAGCGAATTCAAATGAAAGACAACAGGCTGTCCGAGGCAACAGGAAGCAAAATGATAACAATGCTGCCGACAGACAGATcaccaaaatgatgatgacaatatttGCTCTCTTTACCGTCTGCTGTATGCCCGGGCTTCTGATGGTGATTTTCTCCAGCAAATTTAACGTTCCAGCAGAAGCCTTCATTGTCGGGCAGGTTCTGGTCACACTAAACGGCGCCCTGAACCCGATAGTTTACGGCGTCATGAACAAAAATATCCGCCAGGGGTACAAGCATATCTGGGACAGCATGCTCAACTACATAACTTGA
- the LOC136448684 gene encoding charged multivesicular body protein 1B2-like, which yields MYAYKTSIKVLSVALIWGGLVVNSWGELDLGRVDLIPDRQAAKMPSLEKELFNLKFAAKNLERVAKKCEKEEKKENIKLKTAIQKGNIEGARIHAENSIRQRSQFVNFLRMSSRIDAVAQRVQTAAMMKQVTKGLAGVVKSMDSALRSMDLEKVNALLDKFEKQFGDLDVQSAQREDVISGATILTVPTDQVDRLIQQVATEAGLELNMELPQGQTTSIGRTPSTASEEQDKLTQRLAQLG from the coding sequence ATGTATGCGTATAAAACCAGTATAAAAGTCCTGTCGGTCGCCCTAATTTGGGGCGGgttggtagtaaatagttggggcgagttggacttggggcgagttgacctgaTACCGGACAGACAAGCCGCCAAGATGCCGAGCCTTGAGAAAGAGCTCTTCAACCTTAAGTTCGCCGCGAAGAACTTAGAAAGGGTCGCCAAGAAGTGCgagaaagaagagaagaaggaaAATATTAAGCTGAAGACGGCGATCCAGAAAGGCAACATTGAAGGCGCCCGCATTCACGCCGAAAACTCCATCCGACAGCGCAGCCAGTTCGTGAATTTTCTCCGGATGAGTTCCAGGATAGACGCCGTGGCACAGCGAGTCCAGACGGCGGCCATGATGAAGCAAGTGACCAAGGGTCTAGCCGGGGTGGTCAAATCCATGGACTCGGCTCTGCGTTCCATGGACCTAGAAAAGGTGAACGCCCTGCTGGACAAATTTGAGAAGCAGTTTGGGGATCTGGACGTCCAGTCGGCGCAGAGGGAGGACGTCATTAGCGGGGCCACGATTTTGACCGTGCCGACAGACCAAGTGGATCGACTCATCCAGCAGGTTGCCACCGAAGCCGGGCTTGAGTTGAACATGGAGCTCCCGCAGGGACAGACCACCTCCATCGGCCGTACACCGTCCACAGCCTCCGAAGAACAGGACAAACTGACACAGAGGCTGGCACAACTCGGGTAG